The Bacteroidota bacterium genomic sequence CACCGGGCTCTCGGCCGTGCCGCTGGGTTTACGGTGCGTAGCTTCGAAATCACGCGGCGGAGCGCTGAAGGTCGGGTGACCGAGGTACGCCTTTCAGGCAGCAGAAACGCCCCGATGTCCGGCTCCGCCTTCCGGGCAGCGATGTCGCGAGCGTTTGGCATCATGGCCGTGCGCAGCACGTACTTTGAGGTTGAGCGTCGAGGCGGGTCGTACGTGTTCTCGGGCCAGGGCTTCGGGCACGGCGTCGGGATGAGCCAGTATGGCGCGCGCGGTCAGGCGCAGGCAGGGCGGCACTACGAGGACATCCTGGCGTTCTACTTCGAGGGCACACGGCTCACCGAGACCCGTCCCAGCTTCGGCCCAGAGCGCCCCCTCCTGACCGGCGTCGATGCGGACGCGGATGCCCTGCGTGCTGCCGTTGAGAGCGCGGAGGCTCCTGCTGTTGATACCGAAGCGCATGCCAACGAGGGGCCGCGCGGTTGGGCCGACGGCTTCGACGAACCAACAGCGTCGCTCCCGTTCGAGGGCCGTCCCGACCGACGGATTGCGTGGTAGACTCCAACCGAGGCAGAACGTAGCGCCCACAGGGTGGTTACCGCCCCACGTGGACGAATCGTTGTGTGCGCACGGCGTCATCGGTCAAGAGCCGTACGATGTAGGTGCCAGCAACGGGCATCGTCCCAGCCGTCGAGCGCCCATCCCAGGTGAGGACGTGCGTCCCTGCAGTGCGCGCCTCGTCGGCCAGCACGGCCACACGACGGCCGAGCACGTCGAAGACCTCGACACGCACGTCGGTGGCTTCGGGCACGGCAAACGGCACCGTCAGCCCACCGACGGTCGGGTTCGGATAGGGCGGGCCGAGTTCTAGCGCGGCCACCTCAGGCGTTCCCTCGGCGTCCACCTGCGTCCCGTCAACCAGCTCGACCACGGTGACATCGTCGATGAGCCAGCCGTCACCCGTCACTCCCCCGTCGGACGTGAGGGAGAAGAGGAGGGTAACCTCCGGCTCTCCGACGTACGCGCTCAGGTCAATGGTTTCTTCCACCCACGCTGCCTGTACGCCGTCATAAATCGGAAGCCCTGCGACGGCTGGCTGGGTAAACTCGCTGCCGGGTTTGGTGAAGCGACCTGCGAGGGGCTCGAACGCGCCACCGCCCGTGGAGACGAGCACCTGTCCATAGTCATAGCCCGCCTCGATGTCCCACTGCGTGCGGAAGGTCAGTAGCGCGGCCTCTACGTCCGACAGGTCGAGCGGCTCAACGAGTCGGAGCGAAACACTGGCGTTGTTGCTGTAATCCCGGTTCGGCGAGTCGGAAAAGGCCGGGTCGCCAGCGACAAGCTCGCGCCCCCACCCGCCTCTCGGGATCCAGGCGGCGACCGTCTCCGCTGGGTCCTCGAAGCGCACGGTGGGCGTGCCGACGGTGAGCGCGTTCATGGGCACGGTCCGGATGACACCGTTCAGGTCGAGTTCGATGGCGAGCCCTTCGGCCACGCCGAGGGGCGCGTCCGGGCTCACTTCCAGTTGCAGCACGATCTCAACGCTGCCGTCGCTTGGCATCGACCCAACAGTCCCGATTCCGACGGGCACGAAGTCGTCCGTGGCGCTCGTCAGGCGGAGCGCCACCTCATCGAGGTCGTCCAGGCCGATGTTGGTGACGCGCACCGACACGTCGGCAAAGTCGCCTGGGTCTACGAACCCGTCGCCGCAGGGCGGGCAGGCACGGTCCGTTTCCTTGACTCCCACGACACGCACGTCGGGGTAGCCGCCGGCCACCCAGGCAAGCAGCAGGTTCGCGTCGAGGTTCTCCTGCGCGAGCGGCTCGATGCGATCGGGCAACGGCCAGAAGAAGTCCTCGAAGGTGCCAACC encodes the following:
- a CDS encoding M14 family zinc carboxypeptidase; this encodes RRLTFVPVLNPDGYVYNEEEDPNGGGLWRKNRRDNGDGSFGVDPNRNYGFEWGYDNEGSSPNGFSDTYRGAGPFSEPETASLRDFVESRRFRTTHNYHSFSNLLIYPWGYERDLYTADSARFVDFAALMTEANNYRGGTGNQTVGYVVNGSSDDWFYGEQATKDKIYAFTPEVGTFEDFFWPLPDRIEPLAQENLDANLLLAWVAGGYPDVRVVGVKETDRACPPCGDGFVDPGDFADVSVRVTNIGLDDLDEVALRLTSATDDFVPVGIGTVGSMPSDGSVEIVLQLEVSPDAPLGVAEGLAIELDLNGVIRTVPMNALTVGTPTVRFEDPAETVAAWIPRGGWGRELVAGDPAFSDSPNRDYSNNASVSLRLVEPLDLSDVEAALLTFRTQWDIEAGYDYGQVLVSTGGGAFEPLAGRFTKPGSEFTQPAVAGLPIYDGVQAAWVEETIDLSAYVGEPEVTLLFSLTSDGGVTGDGWLIDDVTVVELVDGTQVDAEGTPEVAALELGPPYPNPTVGGLTVPFAVPEATDVRVEVFDVLGRRVAVLADEARTAGTHVLTWDGRSTAGTMPVAGTYIVRLLTDDAVRTQRFVHVGR